In one window of Frigoriglobus tundricola DNA:
- a CDS encoding PVC-type heme-binding CxxCH protein, translated as MRVLSLLVLFATMGLSLPHAGAAEPAKLKVLFLGDGGHHQPAARFKQLQPVFATRGIELTYTDKLDDLNAKTLGGYDALMIYANHTKISPEQEKALVEYVEGGKALVPVHCASYCFLNSPKYIELVGAQFRSHGTGTFRTETVKADHPIMKGFKSFSSWDETYVHTKHNEKDRTVLEVRAEGELKEPWTWVRTQGKGRVFYTAWGHDSRTWEQPGFQNLLERGVRWSVGQDPALAGAYFDAPEMTQPRKDVKPFEYADAKVPFYPARGGSGGPLSKMQKPLSVEESMKHFVTPVDFEMKVFVTEKELGGKPIAMAWDEQGRLYVAVTVDYPNEMQRPGEGRDKILLCEDTDGNGVCDKVTVFADKLSIPTSVLPYAGGLIVHQAPVTLFLKDTNGDGKADVRQELFRGWSTGDTHAGPSNLHYGFDNWIYGSVGYAGFNGTVGNERHNFRQGFYRFKVEPAAPASTDSPLKVTKLEFLRSTSNNTWGLCFDESGELFGSTANGCPFVHMPIPNRYYEKVKGLAPTVLQNIAADNHIEPITDKVRQVDFHGGFTAASNVSIYTARTYPREYWNRTAFISEPTGHLTATMTFQPSGASFRAKYGWNLVASDDEWSSPIDAQVGPDGHMWVIDWYAFIVQHNPTPAGFKNGRGNAYETELRDKTHGRIYRVVYTKAKEEKPFTLKDATPEKLVETLKHPNMTWRLHAQRLLVDRGKADVEEALRKLVQDKTVDETGSNAGAIHAAWALLSINGTLDLAAFKHPSANVRRAAYQVLASLGKAGDNPSITGLIADALSTDPATSVRLAAALAAATLPPATEPDESPLASTIASELVASGADRVQQEALLGAAATRPGLVLAATVVRNSQTTQKGLAAVELLAKHYAAGGGDAALPLLLRSLSSKNAQPDNVTAVISGLSAGWPAGKSANLTPEGEKAIAQLLTGLPVASRGKLIKLASTWKVKGIDEQLAAITKTAFATLADAKAKDADRIAAAQQVIEFQPDSDDAATKLLAAVTTDTSDSLAVGILESLSQSKAKGVGSAVVGKLRDLPTSARPAALRLVLAKADSAKAFLDAVEKGTLRFDMLALDQRTGLASHPDKDVSERARKLLALGGGLPSPDRQKVIEELKDALAKPGDVANGKKMFLAHCAKCHKHGNDGTAIGPELTGFGVHPKEEVTIAILDPSRSVEGNFKLYRVTTADDRSVLGILGAQTGTSVEIIDAEAKRHTLAKSDIVTMKETDKSLMPEGFEKVMKPAELADLLEFLSQKGKYVPLILDKVATAVSTKGMFYDERADGERLVFSDWKPKSVGPVPFVLVDPQKDTVKNVVLLHSPNGAIPPKMPKSVSLPFNGKAKAVHILGGVGGWAAPYNNEKTVSMIVRLTYEDGKTEDHELKNAVHIADYIQKVDVPGSKFAFSLRGQQVRYLTVEAKRPDAVVKTIELVKGPDQTAPIVMAVTVETP; from the coding sequence ATGCGCGTACTCTCCCTGCTCGTGCTCTTTGCGACGATGGGCCTCAGCTTGCCCCACGCCGGGGCGGCCGAGCCCGCGAAGCTCAAGGTGCTGTTCCTCGGCGACGGCGGGCACCACCAGCCCGCGGCGCGGTTCAAGCAGCTCCAGCCGGTGTTCGCCACGCGCGGCATCGAGCTGACCTACACCGACAAGCTCGACGACCTCAACGCGAAGACCCTCGGCGGGTACGACGCGCTCATGATCTACGCGAACCACACGAAGATTTCGCCCGAGCAGGAGAAGGCGCTCGTCGAGTACGTCGAGGGCGGGAAGGCGCTCGTGCCGGTTCACTGCGCGAGCTACTGCTTCCTCAACTCGCCGAAGTACATCGAACTGGTCGGCGCACAGTTCCGCAGCCACGGGACCGGCACGTTCCGCACGGAGACCGTGAAGGCCGATCACCCGATCATGAAGGGCTTCAAGAGCTTCAGCAGTTGGGACGAGACCTACGTTCACACCAAGCACAACGAGAAGGACCGCACGGTACTGGAAGTGCGGGCCGAGGGCGAGCTGAAAGAGCCCTGGACGTGGGTCCGCACGCAGGGCAAGGGCCGCGTGTTCTACACCGCGTGGGGCCACGACTCCCGGACGTGGGAACAGCCCGGTTTCCAGAACCTGCTCGAGCGCGGCGTGCGCTGGTCCGTGGGACAAGACCCGGCACTGGCGGGAGCGTACTTCGACGCCCCGGAAATGACCCAGCCGCGCAAAGACGTGAAGCCGTTCGAGTACGCGGATGCCAAGGTGCCGTTCTACCCGGCCCGCGGCGGGTCCGGCGGCCCGCTCAGCAAGATGCAGAAGCCGCTGTCGGTCGAAGAGAGCATGAAGCACTTCGTCACGCCGGTCGATTTCGAGATGAAGGTGTTCGTGACGGAGAAAGAACTCGGCGGCAAGCCGATCGCGATGGCCTGGGACGAGCAGGGCCGGCTGTACGTGGCCGTCACGGTCGATTACCCGAACGAGATGCAGCGCCCCGGCGAGGGCCGCGACAAGATTCTGCTCTGCGAGGACACCGACGGTAACGGCGTGTGCGACAAAGTAACGGTGTTCGCCGACAAGCTCAGCATCCCGACGAGCGTACTGCCCTATGCGGGCGGCCTGATTGTTCATCAAGCGCCGGTCACGCTGTTCCTCAAGGACACGAACGGCGACGGCAAGGCGGACGTGCGGCAGGAGCTGTTCCGCGGGTGGAGCACGGGCGACACGCACGCCGGGCCGAGCAACCTGCACTACGGCTTCGACAACTGGATTTACGGATCGGTCGGCTATGCCGGCTTCAACGGCACCGTCGGGAACGAGCGCCACAACTTCCGCCAGGGCTTCTACCGCTTCAAGGTTGAACCGGCCGCGCCCGCCAGCACCGACAGCCCGCTGAAGGTCACCAAGCTCGAGTTCCTCCGCAGCACGAGCAACAACACCTGGGGGCTGTGCTTCGACGAGAGCGGCGAGCTGTTCGGCAGCACCGCCAACGGCTGCCCGTTCGTCCACATGCCCATCCCGAACCGGTACTACGAGAAGGTGAAGGGGCTCGCGCCCACAGTGTTGCAGAACATCGCGGCCGACAACCACATCGAGCCGATCACGGACAAGGTGCGGCAGGTCGATTTCCACGGCGGGTTCACGGCCGCGTCGAACGTGTCGATCTACACCGCCCGTACCTACCCCCGCGAATACTGGAACCGCACCGCGTTCATCTCCGAACCGACGGGCCACCTGACCGCGACCATGACGTTCCAACCGTCCGGTGCGAGCTTCAGGGCAAAGTACGGCTGGAACCTCGTCGCGAGCGACGACGAATGGAGTTCGCCGATCGACGCACAGGTCGGCCCCGACGGGCACATGTGGGTCATCGACTGGTACGCGTTCATCGTGCAGCACAACCCGACGCCGGCGGGCTTCAAGAACGGTAGGGGTAACGCCTACGAAACCGAACTGCGCGACAAGACGCACGGCCGCATCTACCGCGTCGTCTACACGAAGGCGAAGGAGGAGAAGCCGTTCACGCTGAAGGACGCGACGCCGGAAAAGCTGGTGGAAACGCTGAAGCACCCGAACATGACCTGGCGGTTGCACGCGCAACGGTTGCTGGTGGACCGCGGGAAGGCAGATGTTGAGGAGGCACTCCGGAAGCTGGTTCAAGACAAGACCGTTGACGAAACCGGGTCGAATGCCGGTGCGATCCACGCGGCCTGGGCGCTGCTGAGTATCAATGGAACACTCGACCTGGCGGCTTTCAAGCACCCCTCGGCGAACGTCCGGCGGGCGGCGTACCAGGTGCTCGCCTCGCTCGGAAAGGCCGGCGACAATCCGTCCATCACCGGATTGATTGCTGACGCCCTGTCCACCGATCCGGCAACGAGTGTCAGACTCGCCGCCGCACTGGCCGCCGCCACGCTGCCACCGGCGACCGAGCCGGACGAGTCCCCTCTGGCGTCCACGATCGCATCCGAACTGGTCGCCTCCGGGGCCGATCGCGTCCAGCAAGAAGCGCTGTTGGGCGCGGCGGCGACCCGCCCGGGTCTCGTTCTCGCGGCGACCGTGGTTCGGAACTCCCAGACGACGCAAAAGGGCCTGGCCGCGGTTGAACTCCTCGCGAAACATTACGCCGCCGGCGGGGGCGACGCGGCCCTTCCGCTCTTGCTTCGGTCCCTGAGTAGCAAGAACGCTCAGCCCGATAACGTAACAGCGGTCATCAGCGGATTGTCCGCGGGCTGGCCTGCCGGTAAGAGCGCCAATTTGACCCCCGAAGGAGAGAAGGCCATCGCCCAACTCCTCACCGGCCTCCCCGTTGCGTCGCGCGGAAAGCTCATCAAGCTCGCTTCGACTTGGAAGGTGAAGGGCATCGACGAGCAACTCGCGGCCATCACCAAAACCGCGTTCGCCACGCTGGCCGACGCGAAGGCGAAAGACGCCGACCGCATCGCCGCGGCCCAACAGGTGATCGAGTTTCAGCCGGACAGCGACGACGCGGCCACCAAACTGCTCGCGGCCGTGACGACGGATACGTCGGATTCGCTCGCGGTCGGAATCCTCGAGTCGCTTTCGCAATCTAAGGCAAAGGGCGTTGGCTCCGCGGTCGTCGGCAAGCTGCGCGATCTGCCCACCAGCGCGCGACCGGCGGCGCTGCGGCTCGTGCTCGCGAAGGCCGATTCCGCAAAGGCGTTCCTCGACGCGGTCGAGAAGGGCACGCTCCGGTTCGACATGCTCGCCCTCGACCAGCGCACGGGGCTCGCCTCGCACCCGGACAAGGACGTGTCCGAACGGGCCAGGAAGCTGCTCGCCCTCGGCGGCGGCTTGCCCAGCCCCGACCGCCAGAAGGTGATCGAGGAACTCAAGGACGCGCTCGCGAAGCCCGGCGACGTGGCCAACGGCAAGAAGATGTTCCTCGCCCACTGCGCCAAGTGCCACAAGCACGGCAACGATGGTACGGCCATCGGGCCGGAGCTGACGGGCTTCGGCGTTCACCCGAAGGAGGAGGTGACGATCGCGATTCTCGACCCGTCGCGGAGCGTGGAGGGCAACTTCAAGCTGTACCGCGTCACGACGGCCGACGACCGCAGCGTCCTCGGCATCCTCGGCGCGCAGACCGGAACGTCGGTGGAGATCATCGACGCGGAGGCCAAGCGGCACACGCTCGCCAAGAGCGACATCGTCACCATGAAAGAGACGGACAAGTCGCTCATGCCCGAGGGCTTCGAGAAGGTCATGAAGCCGGCGGAACTCGCCGACCTGCTCGAGTTCCTGTCGCAAAAGGGCAAGTACGTGCCGTTGATTCTGGACAAGGTCGCGACCGCGGTCAGCACGAAGGGCATGTTCTACGACGAGAGGGCGGACGGTGAACGGCTCGTCTTCTCGGACTGGAAGCCGAAGTCGGTCGGGCCGGTGCCGTTCGTGCTGGTGGACCCGCAAAAAGACACGGTCAAGAACGTGGTGCTGCTCCACAGCCCGAACGGGGCCATCCCGCCCAAGATGCCGAAGAGCGTGAGCCTGCCGTTCAACGGCAAGGCGAAGGCGGTCCACATCCTCGGCGGGGTCGGCGGGTGGGCGGCACCGTACAACAACGAAAAGACGGTGAGCATGATCGTCCGCCTCACCTACGAGGACGGCAAGACCGAGGACCACGAACTGAAGAACGCCGTCCACATCGCCGACTACATCCAGAAGGTGGACGTGCCGGGGTCGAAGTTCGCGTTCTCGCTCCGCGGCCAGCAGGTGCGGTACCTCACTGTGGAGGCGAAGCGCCCGGACGCCGTGGTGAAGACCATCGAACTGGTGAAGGGACCGGACCAGACCGCGCCGATCGTGATGGCGGTCACCGTGGAAACGCCGTGA
- a CDS encoding PSD1 and planctomycete cytochrome C domain-containing protein, with amino-acid sequence MTQRFSRPFALAVLAAGLVAFAGGLAPRRSLAEDKKADPPAFTAAQVSFYEKEVLPVLTQHCLKCHGADPEKIKGGFDLSTRKAVIEGGETGPGVDLAKPGDSLLLKAIHYKSDEHKMPPKGKMPDKEIAVLEKWVKEGLPVTADRMGGETAKAPKGVVTEEAKRYWAYQPVKRPDVPAVKDKAWVRNPIDAFVLAKLEAKGLKPVAPADKAALIRRATYDLIGLPPAPEEIDAFVKDEAPDAYEKLLDRLLASPHYGEKWGRHWLDVVRYGETNGYERDSAKPHAWRYRDYVIKSFNADKPYTDFVKEQLAGDEMPGYNPDAVVATGFYRLGIWDDEPADPLQALFDGYDDLVATAGQAFLGSTFNCARCHDHKADPIPQADYYKLVAFVRDVRPHSYDTNLRSAPSFTDITPPEQRAKYEEDLKKRQARVTEIKKAMEALEDAVIKTLPAEDQRASEGPDRPQVVSKKVAPALKGQQKDDYTALKKERAELEKKTAPAGQQLALSVSNCDKIPPATHILVRGSPHAPGKEVKPGFPAVLGLPDPDIAAPKPGARSSGRRTVLADWIASKDNPLTARVFVNRVWQYHFGKGIVPTANDFGKLGEQPTHPELLDWLSSDFVTGGGGERGEPAGGSSPQGAWRLKRLHKLIMTSSTYRLSAAADAANLKADPANALLWRFNMRRLSGEEVRDTILAVSGSLNLKPFGPSTYPKIPKEVLAGQSVPGQGWPTSPPEEANRRSVYAHVKRSLRVPILVGFDQPDPDSSCPVRYVTTVPTQSLGLLNGEFANEQAEAFARRLHKDAPNDLAAQVTRAIRLTTGRVPTAAEVKADVAFVAQVKEKHRLDDLKALAQFCLLCLNANEFVYLD; translated from the coding sequence ATGACCCAACGCTTTTCACGCCCGTTCGCACTCGCTGTGCTAGCCGCCGGCCTCGTCGCGTTCGCCGGCGGACTCGCCCCGCGCCGGTCGCTCGCTGAGGACAAGAAAGCCGATCCGCCGGCGTTCACCGCGGCGCAGGTCTCCTTCTACGAGAAGGAGGTCCTCCCGGTCCTCACACAGCACTGCCTGAAGTGCCACGGGGCGGACCCGGAGAAGATCAAGGGCGGGTTCGATCTCAGCACCCGCAAGGCCGTGATCGAGGGCGGCGAGACCGGGCCGGGCGTCGATCTGGCGAAGCCGGGCGACAGCCTCCTGCTGAAGGCGATCCATTACAAGAGCGACGAACACAAGATGCCCCCGAAGGGCAAGATGCCCGACAAGGAGATCGCGGTCCTCGAAAAGTGGGTCAAGGAGGGCTTGCCCGTCACGGCCGACCGCATGGGCGGCGAAACGGCCAAGGCGCCGAAGGGCGTCGTGACCGAGGAGGCGAAGCGCTACTGGGCGTATCAACCTGTGAAGCGCCCGGACGTACCGGCGGTGAAAGACAAGGCGTGGGTGCGCAACCCGATCGACGCGTTCGTCCTCGCGAAGCTCGAAGCGAAGGGGCTGAAGCCCGTCGCGCCGGCGGACAAGGCCGCCCTCATCCGCCGGGCGACCTATGATCTCATCGGGCTGCCGCCCGCCCCCGAGGAGATCGACGCGTTCGTGAAGGACGAGGCACCGGACGCGTATGAAAAGCTGCTCGACAGGCTGCTCGCGTCGCCGCACTACGGCGAAAAGTGGGGGCGGCACTGGCTCGACGTGGTCCGCTACGGCGAGACCAACGGGTACGAGCGCGACAGCGCCAAGCCGCACGCGTGGCGGTACCGCGACTACGTCATCAAGAGCTTCAACGCCGACAAGCCGTACACCGATTTCGTGAAGGAACAGCTCGCGGGCGACGAGATGCCCGGCTACAACCCCGACGCGGTCGTCGCCACCGGGTTCTACCGGCTCGGCATCTGGGACGACGAACCGGCCGACCCGCTCCAGGCGCTGTTCGACGGCTACGACGACCTCGTCGCCACCGCCGGGCAGGCGTTCCTCGGGTCCACCTTCAACTGTGCCCGCTGCCACGACCACAAGGCCGACCCGATCCCGCAGGCCGACTACTACAAGCTGGTCGCGTTCGTCCGCGACGTGCGCCCGCACTCCTACGACACCAACCTGCGCTCGGCCCCCAGTTTCACCGACATCACGCCGCCGGAGCAGCGCGCCAAATACGAAGAGGACCTGAAGAAGCGGCAGGCCCGCGTGACCGAGATCAAGAAGGCGATGGAGGCGCTCGAGGACGCGGTCATCAAGACCCTCCCCGCCGAAGACCAGCGCGCTTCCGAAGGCCCGGACCGGCCCCAGGTGGTCTCGAAGAAGGTGGCGCCGGCCCTCAAGGGGCAGCAGAAGGACGACTACACGGCCCTCAAGAAGGAGCGCGCGGAGCTGGAGAAGAAGACGGCCCCGGCCGGGCAACAGCTCGCGCTCTCGGTGAGCAACTGCGACAAGATCCCGCCGGCCACACACATCCTCGTTCGGGGCTCGCCGCACGCGCCCGGCAAGGAGGTGAAGCCCGGCTTCCCCGCGGTCCTCGGCCTGCCGGACCCCGACATCGCCGCGCCGAAACCGGGCGCGCGGTCGAGCGGCCGGCGCACGGTCCTGGCGGACTGGATCGCCTCGAAGGACAACCCGCTGACCGCCCGCGTGTTCGTGAACCGCGTGTGGCAGTACCACTTCGGCAAGGGGATCGTGCCGACGGCGAACGACTTCGGCAAGCTCGGCGAACAGCCCACGCACCCGGAGCTGCTCGACTGGCTTTCAAGTGACTTCGTGACGGGCGGGGGGGGGGAGCGGGGGGAACCTGCGGGAGGTTCCTCCCCACAAGGGGCGTGGCGGCTGAAGCGCCTCCACAAGCTCATCATGACGTCCAGCACCTACCGGCTCTCGGCGGCCGCCGACGCCGCCAACCTCAAGGCCGACCCCGCGAACGCGCTCCTGTGGCGGTTCAACATGCGGCGGCTCTCGGGTGAAGAGGTGCGCGACACGATCCTCGCCGTCAGCGGCTCGCTGAACCTGAAGCCGTTCGGCCCGAGCACGTACCCGAAGATCCCGAAGGAGGTCCTTGCGGGCCAGTCGGTGCCGGGCCAGGGCTGGCCGACCTCGCCGCCCGAGGAGGCGAACCGCCGCAGCGTGTACGCGCACGTCAAGCGCTCGCTCCGCGTGCCGATCCTGGTCGGGTTCGACCAGCCGGACCCCGATTCGAGCTGCCCCGTGCGGTACGTCACCACGGTGCCCACGCAGTCGCTCGGGCTGCTCAACGGCGAGTTCGCCAACGAGCAAGCGGAGGCGTTCGCCCGGCGGCTCCACAAGGACGCGCCGAACGACCTCGCCGCCCAGGTGACGCGGGCGATCCGCCTCACGACCGGCCGCGTGCCGACCGCCGCCGAAGTCAAAGCGGACGTGGCCTTCGTCGCCCAGGTGAAGGAGAAGCACCGGCTCGACGACCTGAAGGCGCTCGCGCAGTTCTGCCTGCTGTGCCTGAACGCCAACGAGTTCGTGTATCTGGATTGA
- a CDS encoding ROK family transcriptional regulator — MSAITTIRPALVGKLNERQVLRVLQSRGPLSRAEVARESGLSPPTVSKAVASLLKSGLLEEADAAELARGRPAPKLRLATETAQVLGVVIDAGRCEVVSAGLDGVLHGETLVVPTPATYPELLRALETAARRVMAKPGMRTLGLGVSLPGQVDYRKGCGVLSPNVPATNDHAPAADLADLLGVECSLLQESHALCLAERHHGLAKDMDDFALLDVGAGVGLGIMSGGRLLKGRSGLAGEIGHFTAVAEGGRRCGCGNTGCLETVASDSALAWHASRKLGRPVSQDEVIELAKSGAVDLAAELHEVAGFVAIGLAAVINLFNPATVFIHTPLFEIDAALFEIVVDKTRARALPPSFDDCRIVRAKGSKQQGAVAGIIQHLTDSVAPEFV, encoded by the coding sequence ATGTCTGCCATCACCACCATTCGCCCGGCCCTCGTCGGCAAATTGAACGAACGGCAGGTGCTGCGGGTGCTCCAGTCGCGGGGGCCGCTCTCTCGGGCGGAAGTTGCCCGCGAGAGCGGACTCAGCCCGCCGACCGTCTCGAAAGCGGTCGCGTCATTACTGAAGTCGGGGTTGCTCGAGGAAGCCGACGCCGCCGAATTGGCCCGCGGCCGACCGGCGCCCAAGCTCCGCCTCGCGACGGAAACGGCCCAGGTGCTCGGCGTCGTGATCGACGCGGGCCGCTGTGAGGTCGTCTCCGCGGGTCTGGATGGAGTTCTGCACGGCGAAACGCTCGTCGTGCCGACACCCGCGACCTACCCCGAGTTGCTCCGCGCCCTCGAAACCGCGGCGCGGCGGGTCATGGCGAAACCGGGCATGCGGACGCTCGGTTTGGGCGTGAGCCTCCCCGGACAGGTCGATTACCGCAAGGGGTGCGGGGTGCTGTCGCCCAACGTGCCGGCGACGAACGACCACGCCCCGGCCGCCGATCTCGCGGACCTGCTCGGGGTTGAGTGTTCGCTCCTGCAGGAGTCGCACGCCCTGTGCCTCGCGGAGCGGCACCACGGGCTCGCCAAAGACATGGACGATTTCGCCCTTTTGGATGTTGGCGCGGGCGTCGGATTGGGCATCATGAGTGGCGGGCGACTCTTGAAGGGGCGATCCGGACTGGCCGGCGAAATCGGCCACTTCACGGCGGTGGCCGAGGGCGGCCGGCGGTGCGGGTGCGGAAATACGGGGTGCCTGGAGACGGTCGCCAGCGACTCGGCCCTGGCGTGGCACGCGAGCCGCAAACTCGGCCGCCCGGTGAGCCAGGACGAAGTGATCGAACTGGCGAAATCGGGTGCGGTCGATCTCGCCGCGGAACTCCACGAGGTGGCCGGGTTCGTGGCGATCGGCCTGGCGGCGGTGATCAACCTGTTCAACCCGGCGACGGTGTTCATCCACACGCCGCTGTTCGAGATCGACGCCGCGCTCTTCGAGATCGTCGTGGACAAGACCCGCGCCCGGGCGCTCCCGCCGTCGTTCGACGACTGTCGCATCGTGCGGGCGAAGGGCAGCAAGCAACAGGGTGCCGTCGCGGGCATCATCCAGCACTTGACGGATTCGGTGGCACCGGAATTTGTGTGA